GATGGCCTTTCGCTTTTCTACACCGATCTCGACCGCAGCCGTTCCGAAGTGCGGGAGATTCCGAAGATGGGTCGGCACGCCGTCGACTCAAACATGATTTTCTTCGACGAGATGGGTGTTCCGGCGGATGACCTGATCGGAAGCGAGGGGGACGGATTCCGCTCAATCCTTCACGGGATGAATCCCGAGCGCATCCTCGTCGCGGCAGAAGCGGTCGGTATCGGCCGCGTGGCTGTGCAACGTGCCGCCCGCTATGCGAAGGAGCGCGTCGTTTTCGGGCGACCGATCGGGAAGAACCAGGGCATCGCCCATCCTCTTGCGAAGGCGTGGATGGCGCTCGAGGCCGCCCATCTCATGGTGTTTCATGCAGCACAGCTCTACGACCGAGGCAAGGAGTGCGGTGCGGAAGCCAATTCGGCGAAGTACCTTGCCGCCGAGGCATGCTTCGACGCATGTCAAACCGCGGTCATGACACTCGGTGGCATGGGCTACGCGAAGGAGTATCACGTCGAGCGTTATTTGCGCGAAAGCCTGATCCCGCGCATCGCGCCGGTCAGTCCCCACCTGATTCTCAACTTCATCGCCGAGCGTGTGCTCGACCTCCCGAAATCCTATTGAAAGCGCCAAAGTGCGAGAGGAGGCAGTCGCGAGCGAGGGCTTCGATCCGCAGTGTCATCGAACGACGGTTGCGCGGACCTTTCACGATCTCGAAGTCGGCGAAACGTTTCGGAGCCCGAGCCGTACCGTGGAATTTCGCCGTGGCGCCCGTGGCCGCTGTACTTGGCGATGGCCGCTCCATATAATCCTGGCAGCGATGCGCTTCTAGCGCCCCTTCGATTTGAGGATATGCCGATGCACTAGAATTCGAACGGTTCAAGCAAAAAAGGGAGGAAACATGCTCACGAAAAAGGCGGGTGCAATCGCCGCCGGGGCATTTCTGGGAGCGCTGGTTCTTGCGTCGCTGATCGCCGCGCGGGCGGCGGACGTCAAGAATTTCCGGTTCGGTTACGATCAACCGCACACGACGGGCTATGGGGTCGCCGCCGATATTTTCGCCGATAAGCTCAAGGAGCTGAGCAAGGGCACGATGCTCATCGACCAGTTCCCGGGCGCCCAGCTCGGGCAGGAGCCGCAGATGCTCCAACTGGTCAAGACCGGCGACATCGATTTCATTATCAGCTCGACGGCGAATGCAGCGACAGTGTCGCCCGAGTCCGGCGTGCTCTCCATCCACTACATCTTCCGCTCCGAGGATCACCTCAAGCAGACGCTTGCCGACCCGAAATTCGTGGCTGCGGTGCGCAAGATGTTCGATGAGACCGTGCAGGGCGCTCATGTCCTCACCGTACTCACGCTCGGCCTGCGCGACCTCTACGGCAAGAGGGAGATTCACAAGATCGACGATCTGAAAGGGGTCAAGGTCCGCGTCCAGGCGACCGCGACCGAAGACACGATGTTCCCGGCCTACGGTGCGCAGACCGTGCATATGCCCTTTGGCCAAGTCTACACCTCGCTGCAGACCGGCGTCGTGGACATGGCGGAAAACGGCGTCAACGTCTATCTCTCGAACAAGCATTATGAGGTGGCGCCCATCATGTCCTTGACCCAGCACGAAGCGAACAACAGCGTGCTCTGGGTCAGCGACAAGGTTTGGAGCAGCCTGGGCGACGAGCAGAAGGGCTGGGTGCAGCAAGCGGCGAACGAGGTCGGGCAGAAACAACCGGCGAAAGCCCTCGAGCTTGAACACGAATCCCAGGTCAAGCTCGAGAAAATCGGTGTCAAGTTCGTGACCGATGTCGACAAGTCGGGCTTCGAGAAAATCGCCGAGCCGATCCAGGACAAACTTGCAAAGGAGCTCGGGCCGCATGCGGTCGAGATTCTCGGGATGGTCCGCGCCGAGGAGTGAATGCGAGAGCGCGTCGCTTTCGGCTCGGTCTCGCGTCGAATTCGGTCTCATCACTCGACAAGGTGTGCTTGCGAATGAAAATGGCGGATAGACTTGTGCTCCAACGCCATCGTCACCTGAAGTGGCGGCAGTTCGACGGGCTTGAGAAATTTCTGATGATTCTGTGCGGTGCCTCGATCGTCGGGTTTTCGACCTCGGTGATCTGCGACGTGGTGACGCGCACGATCGGTCATCCCTGGCTTTGGCTCCAAGAGGTTACGTCGACGTTTTTCGTGTATGGCATATTCATTGGGGCCGCCGTCGCGACCAGACGGAACGACCACCTGTATCTCACCGCAATCGCGGAGTCGCTTGGCGGCCACCTGCGCGTCATGGTCGAATGCTTCAATCGCATCGTCGTGCTGGGTGTCGCACTTTGCATGAGCTATTTCGGCTATCTCAATTTCCTGACCGGCTTCAGCAGTTTCCGCATGCCGTCGATGACGCCGATTGCGAGCCTGTACGCAATCATTCCGATTTCGGGCGCGTTCATCGTGCTCTTTACGATCGAGCAGCTTGTCAATGGCTGGCGGCATGGTTTCGAGGGGCCGGAGGATGGGGGTGTTGTCGACCCGGTCGCAGAATTCGGCGGGCCAAGTGGCGCTGAGTAGGGAGGGCGCCCGGCCATGAGCAGCGCATTCATTCTCGCGGTGATGTGCGTCCTGTTCCTGATCTTCGGATATCTCGGCGTGCCGGTCGCCTTTTCACTGATGGCGGGTGTCCTCATAGGCACGCTGTTCACGCCGGTGACGCTGACGTCGATCATCCAGCAAATGTTCAACGGGATCGATTCCGAGGCGCTCCTCGCCGTGCCGTTCTTTCTCTTGGTCGGCGAATTGATGACGTCCGCGAACGTCGTCATACGCATTGCCAACCTTTCCCAGGCGATGGTGGGTCACATTCGTGGCGGACTTGCACAAGTCGTTACCGTGTTCAGCATGTTCTTCTCCGGCATGTCGGGATCGTCCTCGGCCGACGTCGCGGTCTTGAGCCGCACGCTCGCGATTCCCATGAGCAAGGAGGGCTACAGCCCGAGCTTTGTCGCGGCATTGATCGCCGCGGCGTCGACCATTGCCGCCCTCGTCCCGCCAAGCATCATGGCCGTCGTCTATGGCGCGATCGGCAATGTGTCGATCGCCGGACTCTTCATGGGCGGAGTCGTACCCGGGTTCATGATCGGGTTCGGGCTGATGATCTATTGCTATTTCTTCGGGCCCAAGGGATTCCGCCGGCCGCGTGCGACATTCGGGCAGTTCGTCAAGGCAGGATACCAAGCATCGCTACCGTTGATGATTCCGATCATTCTGCTGGGCGGTATTGTGACGGGATGGTTCACGCCAACCGAAGCGGGCGTGGTCGCCGTCGCTTGGATTCTTCTCGTGACGATACCGTCGCTCAATCCCAAGCACATCCTGCATCTGCCCATCGACTTTGCGCATGCGGGCCTAATTTATTCATTGCCGCTGATCACGATTGCCGGCGCGACCGCGTTCGGCTGGATGCTGGCATACCTGCGAGGGCCCATTGTCGTGTCGGGTTGGATCGGTTCGGTCGCGGGTACGGACCCGCACCTCATCATGTTCCTTCTCGTCGCCCTTTTCACGATCGTGGGTGACTTCATCGAGCCGATTCCGGCGATCATCATCTTCATGCCGGTCGTCAATCAGCTTACGGACTCGGCCAATATCAATTCGGTCCACATGGGCGTGGTGCTGATTGCGACGCTCGCATTCGGCCTCATAACCCCGCCCTATGGTCTAGCGCTCCTGATGTCGTCGAAGTTCGTCGGTGTGCGCTTCGCCGAGGGCCTGCGCGCGTCCCTGCCAATCTACGTGGTCTTCTTCACGACGATCGCGTTCACGATCTTCTTCCCGCAAGTGATTCTGTGGCTCCCAAAGCAGGTTATTCCCGAATCGGTCGGCTGCTTCAAATCGCCGTCCGGGGTTGGCTACGTCTGCCCTTAGCGCGAGGATTCATCCGAATCGACTCCGACGCGCCGATGAGGATAAAGAAATAGACAATCCCGCAAACGCGGGTCGATCGAAAGAAATTCCTTGTCCGAGAACCGAACCCGGCAAATTTAAGAGGGGAGAGACAGCTCGGCGATGCCGTGGCAAGATTGGGCACGCGTAGGAGCCCGTCACGCGTTCAGCTCGTCAGAGCCCGTCCGCCTCTGTCGAGGAGGTGCAAAATGATGCAAGGCATATCCCGGCGTACCAATGCGCGGCGGGACACCATGCGCCTCGTCTTGGCAGCCTCGCTGACAATCGCCGCCGCCTTGCCTTGGGCCGCCACCGCGCAGAACACGGACCAGGCAGCGCCGCCGCCCCAGGACCAAGATCGTTTCGAGCCTATTCTCGGCGGACACGACCTCCAACCCCGGCAAGGAGAACTGGGCAAGCCGGACGTCTCGAGTAAGGATGCCCAGACCGTCGACGACCTTTATCAGAAGCTCATCGACGAAGAGGTGAAGGCCGGGAATTTGCCACCCTCCGCCGCCTCTCCCGCGAAAAGGACGCCACCGCAGAACACCAATCAACAAAATCAACAATAAGGCGCGTTCCATACCAGCCGATGGGAACGGCATATTGGCCTCGGGAAATTAAACGATCTGGTTCCTGAGCGCCGTTTCGCCGCGCCAAAGCCGGGCCAGATTCTCCATGAGAAGGTCGAGCACGTTTTCCTCGTACTTGCGGGTCTCGCCCGCGGTGTGCGGCGTCACCAGCACGTTCTCGAAGTTCCAAAGCGGGGAGGAAGGCGCAAGGGGCTCCTCGACGCTGCAGTCGAGCCCCGCACCCGCGATTCGAGCATGCTCGATCGCCTCGATCAGGGCCGGTTCGTCAACGCATCGCCCGCGCGCCACGTTGATCAGGTAGGCCGAGCGCTTCATAGCACCGAGCGTGCTCGTGTTGACGATACC
This portion of the Alphaproteobacteria bacterium genome encodes:
- a CDS encoding TRAP transporter substrate-binding protein; this translates as MLTKKAGAIAAGAFLGALVLASLIAARAADVKNFRFGYDQPHTTGYGVAADIFADKLKELSKGTMLIDQFPGAQLGQEPQMLQLVKTGDIDFIISSTANAATVSPESGVLSIHYIFRSEDHLKQTLADPKFVAAVRKMFDETVQGAHVLTVLTLGLRDLYGKREIHKIDDLKGVKVRVQATATEDTMFPAYGAQTVHMPFGQVYTSLQTGVVDMAENGVNVYLSNKHYEVAPIMSLTQHEANNSVLWVSDKVWSSLGDEQKGWVQQAANEVGQKQPAKALELEHESQVKLEKIGVKFVTDVDKSGFEKIAEPIQDKLAKELGPHAVEILGMVRAEE
- a CDS encoding acyl-CoA dehydrogenase family protein is translated as MDFSFSPEQEQIRAEVLKLCAHFGDDYWLGKDEAGSFPAEFHAAVAAGGWLGIAMPEAYGGAGLGITEASVLMEAVAESGAAMTGASTIHMNIFGLQPVVVFGTDAQKRRMLPPLIRGDDKACFAVTEPDAGLNTTQLKTRALRRGNQYVVSGTKIWTSTAQIANKILLLARTTPLEKVKRKTDGLSLFYTDLDRSRSEVREIPKMGRHAVDSNMIFFDEMGVPADDLIGSEGDGFRSILHGMNPERILVAAEAVGIGRVAVQRAARYAKERVVFGRPIGKNQGIAHPLAKAWMALEAAHLMVFHAAQLYDRGKECGAEANSAKYLAAEACFDACQTAVMTLGGMGYAKEYHVERYLRESLIPRIAPVSPHLILNFIAERVLDLPKSY
- a CDS encoding TRAP transporter large permease, which codes for MSSAFILAVMCVLFLIFGYLGVPVAFSLMAGVLIGTLFTPVTLTSIIQQMFNGIDSEALLAVPFFLLVGELMTSANVVIRIANLSQAMVGHIRGGLAQVVTVFSMFFSGMSGSSSADVAVLSRTLAIPMSKEGYSPSFVAALIAAASTIAALVPPSIMAVVYGAIGNVSIAGLFMGGVVPGFMIGFGLMIYCYFFGPKGFRRPRATFGQFVKAGYQASLPLMIPIILLGGIVTGWFTPTEAGVVAVAWILLVTIPSLNPKHILHLPIDFAHAGLIYSLPLITIAGATAFGWMLAYLRGPIVVSGWIGSVAGTDPHLIMFLLVALFTIVGDFIEPIPAIIIFMPVVNQLTDSANINSVHMGVVLIATLAFGLITPPYGLALLMSSKFVGVRFAEGLRASLPIYVVFFTTIAFTIFFPQVILWLPKQVIPESVGCFKSPSGVGYVCP
- a CDS encoding TRAP transporter small permease, encoding MKMADRLVLQRHRHLKWRQFDGLEKFLMILCGASIVGFSTSVICDVVTRTIGHPWLWLQEVTSTFFVYGIFIGAAVATRRNDHLYLTAIAESLGGHLRVMVECFNRIVVLGVALCMSYFGYLNFLTGFSSFRMPSMTPIASLYAIIPISGAFIVLFTIEQLVNGWRHGFEGPEDGGVVDPVAEFGGPSGAE